In Candidatus Palauibacter scopulicola, one genomic interval encodes:
- a CDS encoding DNA translocase FtsK gives MVDERQRREVLGVALIVLGLLVAFALLSPAFAGGSNWIGPAGELLHDNLRRAVGVLSPLLAIPAFMWGLHFLGWGDSTRALRWSILAVALLAVLPSLYRLIAGPADGGDIGWLGATAGDGLAQVFGRLGGALLAAGVLLLTLFVTMRWSLTGAVTAGGRSLARGFSAAAGAALGLGRSFAGAARPSRRPRSPAEPDPPSKAKSEAAAGRGRAAKKRTPAKPASAPPDPDPAPRDETSSVPVLDDAGDPGSSAVPPIHLFDAPVGRGSGLGVRDLDRLGEILIEKLATFRVAGEIGGWTTGPVVTQFEVVPAPGVKVGQISARADDIALALKAPSVRIVAPIPGKGAVGVEVPNPASEMVLVREILESPSYRRGRHTLPLALGRDLSGKPTCADLTRMPHLLIAGQTGSGKSVCINALITSLVCRYTPAELRLLMVDPKMVELSVYGDLPHLRHPVITDNEEAASVLKWAVYEMKRRFGLLSANGCRNVAEFNGRIARGREVFLPKRGVMDEPALYDEGPLPYIVLIIDELADLMMTVQSEVETPLAMLAQKARAVGIHLVLATQRPSVNVLTGLIKANIPSRIAFRVASKIDSRTILDQNGAESLLGNGDMLFLPPGESDPVRIQGAYISSEETERLLDWYREQAKARAEAEKAEEEAASERDILDLLKELEEEGGSGVSDEGAEDRDPLFRQAAEIVISHAAGSTSLLQRRLKIGYGRAARIVDQLHAAGIVGPADGSKPREVLATLADLDGGDGDEP, from the coding sequence ATGGTGGATGAACGGCAACGGCGCGAGGTACTGGGCGTCGCGCTGATCGTGCTCGGCCTCCTGGTGGCGTTCGCGCTGCTCTCTCCCGCATTCGCCGGCGGGTCCAACTGGATCGGGCCGGCCGGGGAACTGCTTCACGACAACCTCCGGCGGGCCGTCGGCGTGCTCTCGCCGCTCCTCGCGATTCCGGCGTTCATGTGGGGCCTGCATTTCCTCGGCTGGGGCGACTCGACCCGGGCCCTCCGCTGGTCCATCCTCGCGGTGGCGCTGCTTGCGGTCCTCCCATCGCTGTACCGGCTCATCGCGGGACCGGCGGACGGGGGCGACATCGGCTGGCTGGGCGCGACCGCGGGGGACGGCCTCGCACAGGTGTTCGGCCGTCTGGGCGGCGCGCTTCTCGCCGCGGGCGTCCTCCTGCTCACGCTGTTCGTCACCATGAGGTGGTCCCTGACCGGCGCCGTGACGGCGGGGGGGCGCTCGCTCGCTCGCGGATTCTCGGCCGCCGCCGGCGCCGCCCTCGGACTCGGCCGCTCGTTCGCCGGCGCCGCGCGGCCCTCCCGACGCCCGCGCTCTCCGGCAGAGCCGGATCCGCCGAGCAAGGCGAAGTCGGAGGCGGCGGCGGGGCGGGGTCGCGCCGCGAAGAAACGGACGCCCGCGAAACCGGCGAGCGCGCCGCCCGACCCGGACCCGGCGCCACGGGACGAGACATCGTCCGTTCCGGTACTCGATGACGCCGGCGACCCCGGCTCCTCGGCGGTTCCGCCCATCCACCTGTTCGACGCGCCCGTGGGACGGGGCAGCGGCCTCGGCGTGCGCGATCTCGACCGGCTCGGCGAGATTCTCATCGAGAAGCTCGCCACCTTCCGCGTGGCCGGCGAGATCGGGGGCTGGACCACCGGCCCCGTCGTGACGCAGTTCGAGGTCGTCCCCGCGCCGGGCGTGAAGGTGGGACAGATTTCGGCCCGCGCGGACGACATCGCGCTCGCCCTCAAAGCGCCGTCCGTCCGGATCGTGGCGCCGATTCCCGGCAAGGGCGCCGTCGGCGTCGAGGTGCCCAACCCGGCTTCGGAGATGGTGCTCGTGCGCGAGATCCTCGAGAGCCCGTCGTACCGGCGCGGACGCCACACACTCCCGCTCGCGCTCGGCCGCGACCTCTCCGGCAAGCCGACGTGCGCGGATCTGACCCGGATGCCGCACCTCCTCATCGCGGGCCAGACCGGGTCCGGGAAGTCGGTGTGCATCAACGCCCTCATCACGAGCCTCGTGTGCCGGTACACGCCGGCCGAACTCCGCCTCCTCATGGTGGATCCGAAGATGGTGGAGTTGTCCGTGTACGGGGATCTCCCGCACCTCCGCCACCCCGTCATCACGGACAACGAAGAGGCCGCGTCCGTCCTCAAGTGGGCGGTGTACGAGATGAAGCGCCGTTTCGGACTGCTCTCGGCGAACGGATGCCGGAACGTCGCGGAGTTCAACGGCCGGATCGCGCGCGGTCGCGAAGTCTTCCTCCCGAAGCGCGGCGTCATGGATGAACCGGCGCTCTACGATGAGGGTCCGCTGCCCTACATCGTCCTCATCATCGACGAACTGGCGGATCTCATGATGACGGTCCAGTCCGAGGTGGAGACGCCGCTCGCCATGCTGGCCCAGAAGGCCCGCGCGGTCGGGATTCACCTCGTGCTGGCGACGCAGCGCCCCTCGGTCAACGTCCTCACCGGCCTCATCAAGGCGAACATCCCGAGCCGTATCGCGTTCCGGGTCGCGTCGAAGATCGACAGCCGCACGATCCTCGACCAGAACGGGGCGGAGAGCCTGCTCGGGAACGGGGACATGCTCTTCCTGCCGCCCGGTGAGTCCGATCCCGTCCGCATCCAGGGCGCCTACATCTCGTCCGAGGAGACGGAACGCCTGCTCGACTGGTATCGGGAGCAGGCGAAGGCGCGTGCCGAGGCCGAGAAGGCGGAGGAGGAAGCCGCTTCGGAGCGCGACATCCTCGACCTGCTGAAGGAACTGGAGGAGGAGGGTGGATCGGGGGTCTCGGACGAAGGCGCCGAGGATCGCGACCCCCTGTTCAGGCAGGCCGCCGAGATCGTGATCTCGCACGCCGCGGGTTCGACCAGTCTGCTCCAGCGTCGGCTCAAGATCGGGTACGGACGCGCGGCGCGTATCGTCGACCAGTTGCACGCGGCCGGGATCGTGGGGCCCGCGGACGGATCCAAGCCGCGGGAGGTGCTCGCGACGCTTGCCGATCTGGACGGCGGGGACGGCGACGAACCATGA
- the accC gene encoding acetyl-CoA carboxylase biotin carboxylase subunit, whose product MFRKILIANRGEIALRILRACRELDIRTVAVYSEADHDSLHVRFSDEDICIGPPVGRESYLNIPQILAAAEITGADAIHPGYGFLAENAEFAEICERSGLVFIGPTPEQIRRMGDKAEARKTMIAAGVPVVPGSPEPLDDEAEALEEARRIGFPVMIKAAAGGGGKGMRAAFEEGEFKNLFAMARNEAEANFGDPTVYLEKLIERPRHVEIQVVGDRHGRVLHLGERDCSSQRRHQKLVEEAPSPAVTPELREAMGAAAILGAEAIGYQSTGTVEFLLAPDGEFYFMEMNTRIQVEHPVTELVTSVDLIKEQIRIAAGEKLAIPQPVEFQGHAIECRINAEDPEQGFRPSPGTVTAFHAPGGPGVRVDTHIYGGYVVPPFYDSLLAKLVVWGRTRDEARIRAYHALEEFILEGVHTTVPFLRKVLAHPDFVSGNIDTGFVERFLTRS is encoded by the coding sequence ATGTTCCGCAAGATCCTGATCGCCAACCGCGGCGAGATCGCGCTCCGCATCCTGCGCGCGTGCCGTGAACTCGATATCCGGACGGTCGCCGTGTACTCGGAGGCCGACCACGACTCGCTCCACGTCCGCTTTTCCGACGAAGACATCTGCATCGGGCCGCCGGTGGGCCGCGAGAGCTATCTGAATATCCCGCAGATCCTCGCCGCGGCCGAGATCACCGGGGCCGACGCCATCCACCCCGGCTACGGCTTCCTGGCGGAGAACGCCGAGTTCGCGGAGATCTGCGAGCGCAGCGGTCTCGTGTTCATCGGGCCGACCCCCGAACAGATCCGCCGCATGGGGGACAAGGCGGAGGCGCGAAAGACGATGATCGCCGCGGGCGTCCCCGTCGTCCCGGGTTCGCCGGAGCCGCTCGACGACGAGGCGGAGGCGCTGGAGGAAGCCCGCCGGATCGGGTTCCCGGTCATGATCAAGGCGGCCGCCGGCGGCGGAGGGAAGGGCATGCGGGCCGCCTTCGAGGAGGGGGAGTTCAAGAACCTCTTCGCGATGGCGCGGAACGAGGCCGAGGCCAACTTCGGCGACCCTACGGTGTATCTCGAGAAACTCATCGAGCGGCCACGCCACGTGGAGATCCAGGTCGTCGGCGACCGCCATGGGCGCGTGCTGCACCTCGGGGAACGCGACTGCTCGAGCCAGCGGCGGCACCAGAAGCTCGTCGAGGAAGCACCGAGTCCGGCCGTCACGCCGGAGCTTCGCGAGGCGATGGGAGCGGCGGCGATCCTCGGGGCGGAGGCCATCGGATATCAGAGCACGGGGACGGTGGAGTTTCTGCTCGCGCCGGACGGCGAGTTCTATTTCATGGAGATGAACACACGGATCCAGGTCGAGCACCCCGTGACCGAACTCGTGACTTCGGTCGACCTCATCAAGGAACAGATCCGGATCGCGGCGGGAGAGAAGCTCGCCATCCCTCAGCCCGTGGAATTCCAGGGGCACGCGATCGAGTGCCGGATCAACGCGGAGGATCCCGAGCAGGGCTTCCGTCCCTCGCCCGGCACCGTCACGGCGTTTCACGCGCCCGGGGGGCCCGGCGTGCGGGTGGACACGCACATCTACGGCGGCTACGTCGTCCCTCCGTTCTACGACTCGCTGCTCGCCAAGCTCGTCGTCTGGGGCCGAACGCGGGATGAAGCCCGGATCCGCGCCTACCACGCGCTCGAGGAGTTCATCCTCGAGGGAGTGCATACGACGGTTCCCTTCCTCCGCAAGGTGCTTGCCCATCCCGATTTCGTCTCGGGGAACATCGACACGGGGTTCGTCGAGCGGTTCCTGACCCGATCGTGA
- the accB gene encoding acetyl-CoA carboxylase biotin carboxyl carrier protein: MDLDWLKGLIELVEESGVDGLDIELVGSDTGDPTRVRIRKSPRLAAAAAVPAAVPAAAVGGVEVAPAPAAESAPPPAEAAPASGLFEVLSPMVGTFYRAPAAGADPFVSVGDRVEAGQTLCILEAMKLMNELQSDVAGVVQEIAVENAEPVEYGALLFRIEPD; encoded by the coding sequence ATGGACCTGGATTGGCTGAAGGGACTCATCGAGTTGGTCGAGGAGTCGGGCGTGGACGGCCTCGACATCGAGCTTGTGGGCTCGGACACGGGAGACCCGACCCGGGTCAGGATCCGGAAGTCCCCCCGCCTGGCGGCTGCCGCGGCCGTACCTGCGGCGGTGCCCGCGGCGGCGGTCGGCGGGGTGGAGGTCGCGCCGGCGCCGGCCGCCGAGTCCGCCCCTCCGCCGGCGGAGGCGGCACCGGCGTCCGGGCTGTTCGAGGTGCTGTCGCCCATGGTCGGCACCTTCTACCGGGCACCGGCGGCCGGCGCCGACCCCTTCGTATCCGTGGGGGACCGGGTTGAGGCCGGCCAGACGCTCTGCATCCTCGAAGCGATGAAGCTCATGAACGAGCTTCAGTCGGATGTGGCGGGCGTCGTGCAGGAGATCGCGGTCGAGAACGCCGAGCCGGTGGAATACGGCGCGCTGCTCTTCCGCATCGAGCCCGACTGA
- the efp gene encoding elongation factor P, with the protein MADTSDFRRGMTIELNGTLYSITYFQHVKPGKGGAFVRTKLKDVMEGGVIDKTFRAGEKVREVRLERRPVQYTYTDGHLYYFMNMETFEQIPMSEDQIGEDQLQYLEENMECQSLNRDGVVLAIELPQFVELEIVETDPGVRGDTAQGGTKPARLTAGAVIQVPLFLETGDVVRVDRTENKYITRVT; encoded by the coding sequence ATGGCAGATACTTCGGATTTTCGTCGGGGGATGACGATCGAGCTCAACGGCACCCTCTACTCGATCACCTACTTCCAGCACGTCAAGCCGGGAAAGGGTGGGGCTTTCGTCCGCACGAAGCTGAAGGACGTGATGGAGGGAGGCGTGATCGACAAGACCTTCCGCGCCGGCGAGAAGGTCCGGGAGGTGCGCCTGGAACGGCGGCCCGTCCAGTACACGTACACGGACGGCCACCTGTACTACTTCATGAACATGGAAACCTTCGAGCAGATTCCGATGTCGGAAGATCAGATCGGAGAGGACCAGCTCCAGTATCTGGAGGAGAACATGGAGTGCCAGAGCCTCAACCGTGACGGTGTCGTGCTCGCGATCGAACTTCCGCAGTTCGTCGAGCTGGAGATCGTCGAGACGGACCCCGGAGTGCGGGGGGACACGGCCCAGGGCGGAACGAAGCCGGCCCGGTTGACGGCAGGCGCCGTGATCCAGGTGCCGCTCTTCCTCGAGACCGGCGACGTGGTGCGCGTCGACAGGACGGAAAACAAGTACATCACGCGGGTAACCTGA
- a CDS encoding Xaa-Pro peptidase family protein, translated as MTPPGTRRGRLEATTNAAGRRSVLVTARSSVRYLSGFTGSAGALWIPLEGPPVLVTDFRYEEQVRLEVAGPIRAHIGREGWIRGIAEVAADAGGPIAFEAESVTVADYESLRDMLPDIVFVPLRDLVGTLRRVKSRDEVDAIERAVAVAEGAFNRLLSSMEWSAAPSEREIATALEMELRRGGSDPLPFDPIVAAGERSALPHATPTARRVEPGDLLLMDFGARVDGYCSDLTRTLVRGTPEPWQATLHEQVLEAQTKAREVIGNGVACREVDLAVRTTFARHDMDGFFGHGTGHGIGLDVHEGPSLSSRSEDVLEPGNVVTVEPGLYLPGRGGVRIEDDVRIGEAGARTLTRLPRALVRL; from the coding sequence GTGACGCCGCCGGGAACGCGGCGCGGTCGGCTTGAAGCGACGACGAACGCCGCGGGGCGCCGGTCGGTCCTCGTGACCGCCCGGTCCAGCGTCCGCTACCTGAGCGGGTTCACGGGTTCCGCGGGAGCGCTGTGGATCCCCCTCGAGGGTCCGCCGGTGCTCGTCACCGACTTTCGATACGAGGAGCAGGTGCGCCTGGAGGTGGCGGGGCCCATCCGTGCCCATATCGGCCGCGAGGGCTGGATCCGCGGCATCGCCGAAGTGGCGGCGGACGCGGGCGGCCCGATCGCGTTCGAGGCCGAGAGTGTCACGGTCGCCGACTACGAGTCTCTCCGCGACATGCTCCCCGATATCGTCTTCGTCCCGCTCCGCGATCTCGTCGGGACGCTGCGGCGGGTGAAGAGCCGCGATGAAGTGGACGCCATCGAACGGGCGGTCGCGGTGGCGGAGGGTGCGTTCAACCGGTTGCTGTCGAGCATGGAGTGGTCCGCCGCACCGAGCGAGCGCGAGATCGCGACCGCGCTCGAGATGGAACTCCGCCGCGGAGGCTCGGACCCGCTCCCCTTCGACCCCATCGTCGCGGCGGGAGAACGATCCGCGCTTCCCCACGCGACACCCACGGCCCGGCGCGTCGAGCCGGGAGATCTCCTCCTCATGGACTTCGGCGCCCGCGTGGACGGCTACTGCAGCGACCTTACACGCACGCTCGTGCGAGGGACGCCGGAGCCCTGGCAGGCGACCCTTCACGAGCAGGTGCTCGAAGCCCAGACGAAGGCGCGCGAGGTGATCGGCAACGGGGTCGCGTGCCGGGAGGTGGACCTGGCCGTGCGAACGACGTTCGCGCGCCACGACATGGACGGCTTCTTCGGCCACGGCACGGGGCACGGGATCGGACTCGACGTGCATGAGGGCCCCAGTCTCTCGTCCCGCTCCGAAGATGTCCTCGAGCCCGGAAACGTGGTGACAGTGGAACCGGGCTTGTATCTTCCCGGGCGCGGCGGCGTGCGCATCGAGGACGATGTGCGGATAGGGGAGGCCGGTGCCCGCACGCTGACCCGCCTTCCACGCGCCCTCGTCCGGCTCTAG
- the aroQ gene encoding type II 3-dehydroquinate dehydratase, with translation MRGPIRIGVLNGPNLNLLGRREPHHYGTHTLAEIESLLRERAGLDDVSLVFFQSNDEGEIVDWLQANTDSVQAWLVNAAALTHTSVALRDALAGSGRPFVEVHLSNVFARESFRHTSVLSDLAIGVIAGFRASSYLFGLEALVRHLRGSGEAGTE, from the coding sequence GTGCGCGGGCCTATCCGCATCGGCGTCCTGAACGGGCCGAACCTCAATCTCCTCGGGCGCCGCGAACCCCACCACTACGGCACGCACACGCTGGCCGAGATCGAGTCACTCCTCCGCGAACGGGCGGGCCTGGACGACGTCTCGCTCGTGTTCTTCCAGTCCAACGACGAAGGCGAGATCGTGGACTGGCTGCAGGCGAACACCGACTCGGTGCAGGCCTGGCTCGTGAACGCGGCCGCCCTGACCCACACGAGCGTGGCGCTCCGCGACGCCCTCGCGGGCTCCGGCCGTCCCTTCGTCGAGGTCCACCTCTCCAACGTGTTCGCCCGCGAGTCATTCCGGCACACATCGGTCCTCTCCGACCTTGCGATCGGCGTCATCGCCGGATTCCGCGCCTCCAGCTACCTGTTCGGTCTCGAGGCGCTCGTCCGGCATCTTCGCGGGAGCGGCGAGGCGGGAACGGAGTGA
- a CDS encoding tetratricopeptide repeat protein, giving the protein MAADDQTVEIEQLLRRAELEPRIHTFARLADLYRQAGEHERALGVIRDGLREHPYYLDARLLHARVLLELGRDELARVEFEHILSLDPANPLACMALGVERVDTGGSDGAASTDDWMEALEEAWRSDGADARPAPGGATAAPPVAPQSIETSTLAGLYASQGLFGRAIGVYEQMLSRDPDNADLAAALAEIRRRAEEAGGPPSGGAAAASSGAPRDVPAAEDGAESSDPSAAQESIGEQLRRILDGEAPARSD; this is encoded by the coding sequence GTGGCCGCCGACGACCAGACCGTGGAGATCGAACAACTCCTGCGCCGCGCCGAACTGGAGCCTCGGATCCACACGTTCGCGCGCCTCGCCGACCTCTACCGGCAGGCCGGGGAGCACGAACGCGCCCTCGGTGTGATCCGTGATGGGCTGAGAGAACACCCGTACTACCTGGACGCGCGCCTGCTCCACGCCCGCGTGCTGCTCGAACTCGGTCGCGACGAGCTCGCGCGGGTCGAGTTCGAACACATCCTCTCGCTGGATCCGGCGAACCCGCTCGCCTGCATGGCGCTGGGCGTCGAGCGAGTCGACACGGGCGGTTCCGACGGCGCCGCGTCGACGGACGACTGGATGGAAGCGCTGGAGGAGGCGTGGCGGAGCGACGGAGCCGATGCACGGCCCGCTCCGGGCGGCGCGACGGCCGCGCCGCCGGTGGCGCCGCAGAGCATCGAAACCTCGACGCTGGCCGGACTGTACGCGAGCCAGGGCCTCTTCGGCCGCGCGATCGGGGTGTATGAACAGATGCTCTCCCGCGACCCGGACAACGCCGATCTCGCCGCGGCGCTCGCGGAGATACGTCGCCGCGCGGAGGAGGCGGGAGGACCACCCTCCGGTGGCGCCGCGGCCGCCTCGAGCGGAGCGCCGCGGGACGTCCCGGCCGCGGAGGACGGGGCGGAGTCGTCGGACCCGTCCGCCGCCCAGGAGTCGATCGGAGAACAGCTTCGCCGGATCCTCGATGGCGAAGCTCCCGCGAGATCGGACTGA